One Pirellulales bacterium genomic window, GCGATGTGCGCCGGCTGGAAGGAGAGCTCAAAGAGGCCGAAGGAGCGCTGCCGGAGGATTTCCGCGACGCCTACATCCGTATCACCAAGAGCAAGGGCTCGGACGCCATGGCCCAGGTCGAGAACGGTTGCTGCACCGGTTGCTACCAGCAGATCACGCAGAACATGCACAACAATCTGCTAATGCAGCGGATTGTCTTCTGCCAGGGCTCGTGCGGCCGTTTGCTGTACTTGCCCGAGGACCGCACGCCGGGAGCCGTTTCGTAGCCGTCATCGGCGCCCTTTGGCATTCGTCGGCAACGATCCGCCTTCGCGGCCCGTCGTGGCTGCCCTGTGCGATCGCTTTGCCGGCCTTAGGCGATCAACAGGGCGAAGCCGCTGGTTGTCGGGGCGTCAGCTTTACCATTGACCGTATTTCGCGCGGGAAATGGCACTTTACACAGCCGTTTCAGCCCGACAGAATATTATCGTTGTGCGGCCTCCGATCGGGGGCCGCATTTTTTTCGCGGCGGGAGTGAACAGACATGTCCGATATTATCCCCATGAGCCGGTCCGGCTACGACAAGCTGAAGGCCGAACTGGATCACATGGATGGCGTCGAGATGCCCAAGATTGCGCAGCGGATCGCCGCGGCCCGCAGCGAAGGGGATTTGAGCGAAAACGCCGAGTATCACGGTGCCCGCGAATCGCAGGCGATGATGCAGGCCAAAATCAACCTGCTGCGCGACAAGCTCAGCCGATCGAGAATCGTCGATGTGGCGACCTTGCCGAAGGATGAAGTCGTCTTCG contains:
- the greA gene encoding transcription elongation factor GreA, encoding MSDIIPMSRSGYDKLKAELDHMDGVEMPKIAQRIAAARSEGDLSENAEYHGARESQAMMQAKINLLRDKLSRSRIVDVATLPKDEVVFGSTVIVKDLDFGDNEEFTLVGAGDEDYDNGKIQITSPLAQGLVGHKVGDKVEIQVPSGMMKFQILEIRSSLE